The Micromonospora sp. NBC_00421 DNA window CCGCCGGCTGCGAACCGGCCGTCTACGGCGACCCGATGATCCTGGCCAAGGAGGACCCCACCTTCGGCGGCACCGCCCGGATCCGCAGGCAGTGGCCGGAGCTGCACGGCGAGTCGGTGGACCTGCCGACCGCCGTCGGGATCGCCCGCGCCGAGCTGGGCACCGACCACCGCTGTACGCCGGCCGAGCTGCGTGAACTGCTCGGCTGGGCGCATCCCGCAGGAGGAACGAGTTGACCACTGGAACCGCCGCCCCCGTCGTCCTGCCCGGCGGGGAGATGCTGGCCTGGTCCGACCTGCCGGAGCAACGGCTGGCCGACGGTGGGCCGCTGGGCGCGCTGGCCGCCCGGGTCGTACCGGCGGGGGCGCGGGTGCTGCTGGCCGGGCCGCACGACCCGGCGCTGCTGGACCGGCTCGCCCACGCCGAGGTGACCTGCCTGCTGCGCAGCCACCCCGACGCGGTGGCGCTCACCGACCGGGCCGCCCGGGTGGTCGTCGGCGGACCCGCCGGGCTCGACCCGGCCGACACCTTCGACGTGGTGGTGGCCGGGGCCGGGCTGGACGCCGTCGAGTCGGTGGAGGGCACCAGGCTGGGCTGGACGGGGGTGCTGGGCCGGCTGGCCGCCGCCCTGCGCCCCGGCGGCACGCTGCTGCTGCGGCTGGACAACCCGCTGGGGGTGTCCCGGCTGGTCGCCACCTCCCCCTGGTACGCCGACCGGGCCGACGCGGCGTGGAGCATCGGCGGGGTGCTCGACGCCGGCCGCCCGGCCAACCGGGAGCAACTGCGTGACCGGCTCGTCGAGGCGGGGCTGACGGTGACCGCCGACTACGCCGCGTACCCCGATCCGGGTGCCGCGACGGCGCTGGTCGCCACCGACGCGCTGGCGCACCGGCCCACGTCGGGGCTGCTCGACGCGGTGCTGCACGGCGCGTGTGCCGGTGGTTTCGCCGGTGGCCCGGTGCTCCAGGACCCGGCCCGGCTGGCGGTCGACGCGCTGCACGCCGGGCTCGGCGCGACGCTGGCCCCCGGCTGGCTGGTGACGGCCCACCGCCCCGCCGGCCACGACGAACCCGTCGCCGCGCCACTGCCGGTGGTGCTGGTGCAGACCGGGCCGCCCGGGGTCGGCGTGGTCGAGGTGACCGACGGGCCGGGCGGCTGGCAGTGGGCGGTCACCGGCGGCGGTGCCACCCGGGGTCGGGCGGCACCCTTCGCCAGCCGGGAGGCGGCCCACCGGGACCCGGCCGCGCTCACCGGACCGGTACCTGCGGGCCGGCTGCTGCGCACCCTGCTGCTCGACGGCTGCCTGCGCCGCGACCTGGACGCCCTACGCCGGCTGCTGCGCGGCTACGCGGGTTGGCTCGCCGGCCAGGCCGACCCGGAGGGGCGGCTCGCCGGCGCGACGGCGCTGGCCGACCCGGACAACGTGGTCGTCGACGGGGACGCCTTCGCGGTGCTCGACCCGAGCTGGCAGGCCACCGGACCGCTGCCCGTCGAGGTGACGCTGGCCCGGGGGCTGTGGCGGTTCGCGGTCGCCCTGCTCACCGGCGGATACGCACACCCGTGGCCGTCCACCCTGGACGTGGCCGGGCTGACAGTGGTCCTCGGCGGCGTCGCCGGGCACGACCTGGACCGGGCCACCGTCGACGCGGCCGTCGAGACCGAGGCGGCGGTCGCCGCCGCCCTGCGCGGCCTGGACGCCGACGGGCAGGGGGCGCTCGCCACCGAACTCCGCGCGGTCGACCCCACCGACCCGCCCGCCGGTCCGCGCAGCTACCAGCAGATGCGCGAGGCCTGGGTACGCCAGCGCGAGGAGCTGACCCGGCTCGCCGCCCTGCTGAAGTGGACCGAGGAGCTGCTCACCTCGCGGGAACGGGCGCTGCGCCGGTCCGACGCCACGATCAACCTGCTCAGCGGCTCGCTCAGTTACCGGGTGGGCCGGCTCGCCATCACCCCCGCCCGGCTGGCCAAGCGGGGCGCCCGGGCGGCCAAACGGCGGGCCCGCGAGGCGCTCGGCCCGAAGCCGCAGGAGGAGCAGCAGTGACCGGACCGGACACTGAGCCGACGGGTCGGCCCGGCAGCGCCGACACCCCGGCGACGGGCCGACCCGGGAAGGCCGACACCCCCGGGCGCGGCGCGGTCGCACCGGCCGGGTTGCCCGGCTCCGGCACCCGCATCGTCGGGATCGTGCAGGCCCGGATGGGCTCGTCCCGGCTGCCCGGCAAGGTGCTGCGCCCACTGGCCGGGCGCAGCGTCCTCGGCCGGGTGGTCCGGGCCGCCCTCGACAGCGGGGTCCTCGCCGACCTGGTGGTCGCCACCAGCGTCGACCCGGTCGACGACGCGGTGGTCGCCGAGTGCGCACGGCTCGACGTGCCCGTGCACCGGGGGCCGGTGGACGACGTGCTGAGCCGGTTCGTCGGCGCGCTCGACGCCCACCCCGGCGACGCCGTCATGCGGTTCACCGCGGACTGCCCGCTGCTCGACCCGGAGATCGTCGCGCTGGTGGCGGGGGTCTACCGGGCGGTCCCCGGGCTCGACTACGCCAGCACCTCGATCGCCCGTACCCTGCCCCGGGGGCTGGACGTGGAGATAATCCGGGCGGATACGCTGCGTACCCTCGACCGGCTCGCCACCGACCACCACCGGGTGCACGTCACCTCGTACGCGTACACCCGTCCGGAGCTGTTCCGGGTGCTCGGGGTGACCCTCACCCCGGACAGGTCGGCGCTGCGGCTCACCCTCGACACCGAGCAGGACTGGACGCTTGTCAGTGCGGTCGTCGACCACTTCGGCGACGTCAGCGTGCCGCTTGCCAAACTCGCCGATTGGTTGGACGGGCGACCCACCCTGCGTACCCTCAACTCCTCGGTACGCCAGAAGCGGCTGGAGGAGTCCTGAACCCACCACGGATCGGGTTACGCTGCGACGCCGGCCCGCGCACCGGCGTCGGTCACCTGGTCCGCTGCCTGGCCCTCGGCGAGGAGTTCCTGACCCGGGGCGCCCGGGTCGAACTGTTCGGCACGGTGCACCGGGTCGGCTGGGCCGCCGCCCAACTGGCCACGCGCGACATCCCGGTCCACCCCGGTCCGGACACCCCCGCCGGGCTGGTGGAGACGGCCCACCGGCACGCCCTGGACGCGCTGGTGCTCGACTCGTACGAGCTGGATCCGGCCGGGGCCGGGGCGCTGCGGGCGGCCGGCGTGGTCACCCTGGCCATCGTCGACGGCGACACCCGGGGCCAGGACGCCGACCTCTACCTCGACCAGAACTTCGGCGCGGACACCGACGCCACCGGTCAGGCGGATGGCCGTCCCGCCGTCCCGGCCCGCAGCGCGCCCACCGCCGACGCACCCGGCGACGGGCGGGGCTCGGCCGGCGCTGGCGACAGGCGGGTCCTGGCCGGCGCTGGCGACAGGCGGATGCTGGCCGGGGTCCGGTACGCGCTGCTGCGTGGCTCGGTGACCGCCGCCCGGCCGGCCGTCCCACCGCCGGCCACCCCCACCGCCCGCCCCCGGGTGCTCGCCTTCTTCGGCGGCACCGACGCGGTCGGCGCGGCCCCGGTGCTGGCCCGGGTGCTGCTCGGCACCGGCCATCCGATGACGTTGACGGTGGTGGTCGGGCGGCCGGAGATCGAGGCGGAGCTGACCCGGGTCACCCCCGGGCGGGGGCAGTCGCTGCACCTCGTCGCGCCGACCGACACCCTGCCCACGTTGATCGGCGCAGCCGACCTGGTGGTCAGCGCCGCCGGCACCTCCACCTGGGAACTCTGCTGTCTCGGTGCACCCGCCGCACTTGTCTGCGTGGTGGACAACCAGCGTGACTCGTACCGCCGGGTGGTGGCGCACGGGCTCGCCGCCGGCCTCGGCGAGCTGCCGGAACTGGTCGCGCCGGGGCTGGCCGGACGGACCGCGCGGGCCGAGGCGGCCCGGACGCTGCGCGCGCTGTTGGCGTCCCCGCAGCGACGGGCGGCGCTCGCGGCCCGCGCCTGGGCCACCGTCGACGGGCACGGCCGGGCCCGGGTCGCGGACGCCGTCCTCACCCTGATCGCAAGTCGTACGGGTGTACTAAAGCCCTGATAGGGTGCGGGCATGCCGCAGGCCGCCTACCAGCCGTCGATGCTCGACCTCGCCGACACCGGCCCGACGCTGACCCCGCTGACCGGGCTGCGCCGGCGGGTGCTCACCCGGGGCGCCTGGGTCGACCACCTGCCCGGCTGGGTGCGCGGCTCCGACGCGGTGCTCGACGCCCTACGCACCGAAGTGCCCTGGCGGGCCGAACGCCGCACCATGTACGACACCGAGGTCGACGTCCCGCGCCTGCTCTGCTGGTACGGCGCCGGTCGCCCGCTGCCGCACCCGCTGCTCACCACGGCGCGCACCGCGCTCACCGAGCACTACGCGGCCGAGCTGGGCGAACCGTTCGTCACCGCCGGCATGTGCCTCTACCGCGACGGGAGGGACAGCGTCGCCTGGCACGGCGACACCCTCGGCCGCTCGGCGCACACCGACACGATGGTGGCGATCGTGTCCTTCGGGTCACCCCGCCCGCTGCTGCTGCGCCCCCGCGGCGGCGGTGAGACGCTGCGCTTCCCGCTGGGCCACGGCGACCTGGTGGTGATGGGTGGCTCCTGCCAACGCACCTGGGAACACGCCGTCCCCAAGACCAGCCGCCCGGTCGGCCCCCGGGTCAGCGTCCAGTTCCGCCCCGTCGACGTCGCCTGACGCCGCCGGGGCGGACGGGCCACCCGTCAGTCGCGTTCGATGAGGTGCCCGACGACGGTGGGGCCGAGCATGACGGCGAAGCCGGAACCGTCCCGGCGCGGATCGGCAGGCGGCAGCTCCACCGGGTCACCGGTCGCGGTCGCCCCGACCGGGCGCGGCCCGACCCACGCCACCACCAGGCCCTCCTCACCCTTGAGGAACCGCTGCGCCCGCACCCCGCCGGTCGCCCTCCCCTTCGCCGGGTACGACCCGAACGGCGTCACCTTGACCGTGGCCCCGGTCGAGGTCACCACCATCGGCTCACCGTGTACGGCGTCGTCGGTGCGGATCGCCCCGAAGAACACCACCCGGGCACCCGCCGGCAGGTTGATCCCGGCCATCCCACCGCCCTTGGGCCCCTGCGGGCGGATCACCGCGGCGGCGAACCGCAGCAGAGCCGCCTCACTGGTCACGAAGGCCAGCGTCTCGGTGTCGTCGGCCAGCCAGGTGGCCCCCACCACCTCGTCGCCCGTCCGCAACGAGATCACCTCGAACTCGTCCGAGCGGACCGGCCACTCCGGGGCGCAGACCTTGACCACCCCCTGCCTGGTGCCCAGCGCCAACCCCGGGGAGCCCTGCGCGGTCGGGCCGAGCGGGGCGAGGCCGATCACCGTCTCCCCCGCCTCCAGCGGGACCAGCTCGGAGGCGGCCATGCCACCGCGCAACGACACCGTGCCGGCCTGCTCGGGCAGCACCGGCAGCGGCAGCACGTCGACCTTGAAGGCCCGGCCGGCGCTGGTGACCAGGAGCACCCGGCCCCGGGCGGTGCTGTGCGCGACCGCGCGTACCGTGTCGTGTTTGACCCGGCCGTTGCGGCGACGCCCCTCCGACGCCTCCTCCGACTCGGCCGCGGTCCGGGCGACCAGCCCGGTCGCCGAGAGGATCACCTGGCACGGGTCGTCGGCCACCTCCAGCGGGCCGGCCGGTGCGGACGCGGCGAGCACCTCCTTGAGGTCCCCGTCGACCAGGGTGGTGCGACGCGGCGCGGCGAACTGCTTCACCACCGCGGCCAACTCGTCGGAGACGACCTTCCGCAGCACCTTCGGGTCGTCCAGGATCGTGGACAGCGCGGCGATCTCCCCGCGCAGCTTCTCCTGCTCGGCCTCCAGCTCGATCCGGTCGTACTTCGTCAACCGGCGCAGCGGGGTGTCCAGGATGTACGTCGCCTGGATCTCGGAGAGCCGGAACTTCTGCATCAGGCCGTCCTTGGCGGCCTGGGCGTCCTCGCTGGCCCGGATCAGCTTGACCACCCGGTCGATGTCGAGCAGGGCGATCAGCAGGCCGTCGACCAGGTGCAGCCGCTCCTCCCGCTTGCGCCGACGGTACGCGCTGCGCCGGGTCACCACCTCGTAGCGGTGGGCCAGGAAGACCTCCAGCAGCGTCTTCAGCCCGAGGGTGCGCGGCTGGCCGTCGACGAGCACCAGGTTGTTGATGCCGAAGGACTGCTCCAGCGGGGTGAGCCGGTAGAGGTCGGCCAGCAACGCCTGCGGGTTGACCCCGACCTTGCACTCGACGACCAGCCGGGTGCCGCTCTCCCGGTCGGTGAGGTCCTTGACGTCGGCGATGCCGGTGAGCCGCTTGGTCTTGTTGACCTCGTTGGTGATCGCCGCGATGACCTTCTCCGCGCCGACGCCGTAGGGCAGTTCGACCACGGTGATCGCCTGCCGGCCCCGGCTGCCCTCCAGCGGGCCGATCTCCACCCGGCCGCGCATCCGCACCACGCCACGCCCGGTCTCGTACGCCCGGCGCACCTCGTCCAGGCCCAGCAGCAGGCCGCCGGTGGGCAGGTCGGGGCCGGGAACGTACTCCATCAGCTTGTCGAGGTCGGCGTCCGGGTGGTTGATCAGCCAGCGGGCGGCGGAGACCACCTCACCGAGGTTGTGCGGGATCATGTTGGTCGCCATCCCGACCGCGATCCCGGACGCCCCGTTGACAAGCAGGTTGGGGAAGGCGGCGGGCAGCACGGTCGGCTGGGTCAGCGAGCCGTCGTAGTTGGGCTCGACGTCGACGGTGTCCTCGCCCAACTCCCCGACCAGCAGCATCGCCTCCCGGGAGAGCCGGGCCTCGGTATAACGCGCCGCGGCCGGGCCATCGTCTGGGCTACCAAAATTTCCATGCCCATCGATGAGTGGCGTGTTCAGCGAGAAGTCCTGGGCGAGCCGGACCATCGCGTCGTAGATCGCGGTGTCGCCGTGGGGGTGGTACTTCCCCATCACGTCGCCGACGATCCGGGCCGACTTCACGTGCCCCCGGTCGGGGCGGTGACCCTGCTCGTGCATGGACCACAGGATGCGGCGGTGCACCGGCTTGAGGCCGTCGCGGGCGTCGGGCAGGGCGCGGGAGTGGATGACCGAGAAGGCGTACTCCAGGTAGGAGTCGGAGACCTCGGTGACCAGCGGGTTGTCGAAGACCCGCGCGCCGGCCTGGTCGAAGGCGGACAGGTCCACCTTGGCGCGGTCGTCCTTACGGCGTGCCATCGTTCAGCTCTCTTCCGGGTGTGCGGCGGCCACGGTGCTCGTCATGCGTCGATCGCGTCGCGGTCGACCCGGTCGGAGGAGTCGATCAGCCAGTTGCGGCGCGGTTCGACCTTCTCGCCCATCAGCAGTTCGAGGATGCGCTCGGCGGCGTCGACGTCGTCGAGGGTGATCCGGCGGACCGCCCGGGTGGCCGGGTTCATGGTGGTGTCCCACAGCTCGTCGGCGTCCATCTCACCGAGGCCCTTGAAGCGCGGGATCGGGGTGACGATCTGCCTGCCGGCCTTCTCCAGCTTGCGGACAGTCGCCTCCATCTCGGCCTGGGTGTAGGTGTAGGTGGTCTGCGGGCTGCGCCCCTTCGTGGTGATCTTGTGCAGCGGCGGCATCGCGGCGTAGAGCCGGCCGGCCTCGATCAGCGGTCGCATGTACCTGGCGAAGAGGGTGATCAGCAGGGTCCGGATGTGCGCGCCGTCCACGTCGGCGTCCGCCATGATCAGCACCCGGCCGTAGCGCAGCGAGGACAGGTCGAAGGTACGCCCCGAACCGGCCCCGAGCACCTGAACGATCGCCGCGCACTCGGCGTTGTCCAGCACCTGCTGGAGGTTGGCCTTCTGCACGTTGAGGATCTTGCCGCGAATCGGGAGAAGCGCCTGATATTCCGAGGTACGAGCGACCCGCGCACTGTTGTGGACGAAGACGCCGGCTTCGAGGGCGAAGTTGTGGTAGCCCTCGACCGTCAGGTCGTAGACGTCTGCTGTCTCGTCAAGCGGCTCGACGGACACGACATGGTGATTCACCAGATTGACCGCCTCCCGGAGGCGGGCGTAATCGCCGCCGTAGAGCGCCAGGAGCCGATCGAACCGGAGTCCCGTGCGTGCGGAACTCAGCCGCTCAGCCTCGTACGCCGCCGCCAGTTCCGCATCCGGCAGCACCAGCAGCGGAGTGAGCCGCTTGAGCGCGGCCCGCCGCCTGCCCTCCTGTTGGCGTCCAACCCGCTCTGCCCTGGGCACGTTGGCCACGTAGGCCGCCCGACCGGCTTGCGCCTTGGCAAGGTGACCGGTGCCCGGGTCTGCCAGTCGCTGCTTCATCAACCGTGAGTGTCGGGCCCCGAATTCAGGATTCTCCTCGTGCCAGGTCCGCACCGCGTTGCGCTGGCGTTCCCGCTCGGCGGGATCGCTGAGTTGTTCGACGGTCTTCCGTGAACGCCAGGCACGCAACTCCGGGTTGTCCCACTGCCGCACCGAACGCGCCCGCCGTTCGGAACGACGAGCAGGGTCCGCGAAATAGTTCCGGACGCGCTCCGCAGCGGCCTCGCGGTGCTCGGGCTGTGACCAGTACTGGGCCTGCCGGTCCCGCATCCGGTCGGCATAAGCGGCCTTTTCCTCGTCACCGAGCGCGTCGTACCAGTCCTGAAAGCCCTTGTTCAGCTTGGCCCGAAATTCGGGTGACTCGTTGAGCGCGAACAGCCGGGCGAGGCACGCCTCACGGAATGCGGGATCGCGCCACTGCGCGCTGAGCATGGCCGCCTTGAACTCCCGGCCGCCGTTGGCAAACCACTCCCGCCAGCCCGCGTGGACGTGTTCACCCATCATCGCGGCGTGCAGTGCCGAGTGGTCGGCCCAGGTCATCCTTTGGATGTTTCGTGGATCGTTGTTGCGCTTGTCGATGTCGATGTGGTGACGGACGTTGCCGTTGGTCGCGCTGTCACGACCGTGACGAAGATTCCAGGCGTCCGCGAGGTAGTGGGTGTAGACCCACTCCTCCCGGTCGTTCATCCAGATCCGCTCGTACCCGTGCAGCTTGTGCCCCTCGGCCTTACTGGAGATGCTCCGGTACAGGGGCATCAGTGAGTC harbors:
- a CDS encoding alpha-ketoglutarate-dependent dioxygenase AlkB yields the protein MPQAAYQPSMLDLADTGPTLTPLTGLRRRVLTRGAWVDHLPGWVRGSDAVLDALRTEVPWRAERRTMYDTEVDVPRLLCWYGAGRPLPHPLLTTARTALTEHYAAELGEPFVTAGMCLYRDGRDSVAWHGDTLGRSAHTDTMVAIVSFGSPRPLLLRPRGGGETLRFPLGHGDLVVMGGSCQRTWEHAVPKTSRPVGPRVSVQFRPVDVA
- a CDS encoding class I SAM-dependent methyltransferase — protein: MTTGTAAPVVLPGGEMLAWSDLPEQRLADGGPLGALAARVVPAGARVLLAGPHDPALLDRLAHAEVTCLLRSHPDAVALTDRAARVVVGGPAGLDPADTFDVVVAGAGLDAVESVEGTRLGWTGVLGRLAAALRPGGTLLLRLDNPLGVSRLVATSPWYADRADAAWSIGGVLDAGRPANREQLRDRLVEAGLTVTADYAAYPDPGAATALVATDALAHRPTSGLLDAVLHGACAGGFAGGPVLQDPARLAVDALHAGLGATLAPGWLVTAHRPAGHDEPVAAPLPVVLVQTGPPGVGVVEVTDGPGGWQWAVTGGGATRGRAAPFASREAAHRDPAALTGPVPAGRLLRTLLLDGCLRRDLDALRRLLRGYAGWLAGQADPEGRLAGATALADPDNVVVDGDAFAVLDPSWQATGPLPVEVTLARGLWRFAVALLTGGYAHPWPSTLDVAGLTVVLGGVAGHDLDRATVDAAVETEAAVAAALRGLDADGQGALATELRAVDPTDPPAGPRSYQQMREAWVRQREELTRLAALLKWTEELLTSRERALRRSDATINLLSGSLSYRVGRLAITPARLAKRGARAAKRRAREALGPKPQEEQQ
- a CDS encoding PseG/SpsG family protein, whose translation is MNPPRIGLRCDAGPRTGVGHLVRCLALGEEFLTRGARVELFGTVHRVGWAAAQLATRDIPVHPGPDTPAGLVETAHRHALDALVLDSYELDPAGAGALRAAGVVTLAIVDGDTRGQDADLYLDQNFGADTDATGQADGRPAVPARSAPTADAPGDGRGSAGAGDRRVLAGAGDRRMLAGVRYALLRGSVTAARPAVPPPATPTARPRVLAFFGGTDAVGAAPVLARVLLGTGHPMTLTVVVGRPEIEAELTRVTPGRGQSLHLVAPTDTLPTLIGAADLVVSAAGTSTWELCCLGAPAALVCVVDNQRDSYRRVVAHGLAAGLGELPELVAPGLAGRTARAEAARTLRALLASPQRRAALAARAWATVDGHGRARVADAVLTLIASRTGVLKP
- a CDS encoding DNA gyrase/topoisomerase IV subunit A, translated to MARRKDDRAKVDLSAFDQAGARVFDNPLVTEVSDSYLEYAFSVIHSRALPDARDGLKPVHRRILWSMHEQGHRPDRGHVKSARIVGDVMGKYHPHGDTAIYDAMVRLAQDFSLNTPLIDGHGNFGSPDDGPAAARYTEARLSREAMLLVGELGEDTVDVEPNYDGSLTQPTVLPAAFPNLLVNGASGIAVGMATNMIPHNLGEVVSAARWLINHPDADLDKLMEYVPGPDLPTGGLLLGLDEVRRAYETGRGVVRMRGRVEIGPLEGSRGRQAITVVELPYGVGAEKVIAAITNEVNKTKRLTGIADVKDLTDRESGTRLVVECKVGVNPQALLADLYRLTPLEQSFGINNLVLVDGQPRTLGLKTLLEVFLAHRYEVVTRRSAYRRRKREERLHLVDGLLIALLDIDRVVKLIRASEDAQAAKDGLMQKFRLSEIQATYILDTPLRRLTKYDRIELEAEQEKLRGEIAALSTILDDPKVLRKVVSDELAAVVKQFAAPRRTTLVDGDLKEVLAASAPAGPLEVADDPCQVILSATGLVARTAAESEEASEGRRRNGRVKHDTVRAVAHSTARGRVLLVTSAGRAFKVDVLPLPVLPEQAGTVSLRGGMAASELVPLEAGETVIGLAPLGPTAQGSPGLALGTRQGVVKVCAPEWPVRSDEFEVISLRTGDEVVGATWLADDTETLAFVTSEAALLRFAAAVIRPQGPKGGGMAGINLPAGARVVFFGAIRTDDAVHGEPMVVTSTGATVKVTPFGSYPAKGRATGGVRAQRFLKGEEGLVVAWVGPRPVGATATGDPVELPPADPRRDGSGFAVMLGPTVVGHLIERD
- a CDS encoding glycosyltransferase family protein, which gives rise to MPGSGTRIVGIVQARMGSSRLPGKVLRPLAGRSVLGRVVRAALDSGVLADLVVATSVDPVDDAVVAECARLDVPVHRGPVDDVLSRFVGALDAHPGDAVMRFTADCPLLDPEIVALVAGVYRAVPGLDYASTSIARTLPRGLDVEIIRADTLRTLDRLATDHHRVHVTSYAYTRPELFRVLGVTLTPDRSALRLTLDTEQDWTLVSAVVDHFGDVSVPLAKLADWLDGRPTLRTLNSSVRQKRLEES